The Nitrospirota bacterium genomic sequence AAGGTCGTGGGCTATCGGAGCGAGATTCGAGGCGGGCAGATTTCTCCGGAGCCGCTCCTGTTTTTGTCCTTCCCCGAGCGGATCGAAGAGATTTTGCTCCGCAAGCATCCCCGCATTCCCGTCCATCAGCCGATCATGGTGCGGTCCGACGAGCTGCCCGGCGCCGCCAGCGCTCCGTTTCAGGAGCAACCGGTCGTCGGAGTGTTGCAGGACTTGAGCATCGCCGGCTGTCGGGCATCGCTGACCGGATCGGCCCGGTGGATGATGCCCGGAGCAGCCGTCCGGCTGGAGTTCGAACTGCCGGGGATCGGGCACGTCACCAACCTGTCCGGCATCGTGAAGAACATCTCAGGCTCGGCGGCCCGGCCGCTGATCGGCCTGGAGTTTCAGTTCTATCGGACCGAGTTTATCGAGTTTCGCGGGTGGGGCGGCACGGTGCAAAAAGCGATCGAACAGTTCGTCGCGCAACGGCACATGCCGGCTCCGGTCGCGTGAAGAAAGAAGGCCTCCCTACACACGACGCCTCACGAGATACCACATACGTTTTCGGCGGCGAGATACGCTTTACGGATCACGAGCGACGGACTCCGGCGCCCTCCGTTGTGTCTCCTTCTCTCCCATGCTTCGAGTCGCGTTCCCTCCGCTCGCACCGGTCTCAAGTCGATGCCGGTTTCACACGATAGGGCTAATGCAGAGATCGCGCGCGCGGCGCGGATTGGTCGCGGGGAGGCCTGAT encodes the following:
- a CDS encoding flagellar brake protein → MAQAPTSLLTVGVLLQYTIPLDRQDLQTCATLLGWKEGAFVISGLPYQEGQPVECRQGNPCVVRYIHEGKVVGYRSEIRGGQISPEPLLFLSFPERIEEILLRKHPRIPVHQPIMVRSDELPGAASAPFQEQPVVGVLQDLSIAGCRASLTGSARWMMPGAAVRLEFELPGIGHVTNLSGIVKNISGSAARPLIGLEFQFYRTEFIEFRGWGGTVQKAIEQFVAQRHMPAPVA